A part of Anolis carolinensis isolate JA03-04 unplaced genomic scaffold, rAnoCar3.1.pri scaffold_10, whole genome shotgun sequence genomic DNA contains:
- the LOC100552139 gene encoding LOW QUALITY PROTEIN: cytochrome P450 2G1 (The sequence of the model RefSeq protein was modified relative to this genomic sequence to represent the inferred CDS: inserted 1 base in 1 codon), giving the protein MELSGAVTLFLVIYLSCLAIVSFKRKLSSKGRLPPGPTPLPLIGNFLQIKSLEILKSLLKLREKYGPVFTVYFGTRPIVVLCGHDAVKEALIDKAEEFSGRATNPTLERTFQGHGVVLSTGERWKQLRRFSLTVLRDFGMGKKSIEERIQEEAQFLLEEFKKTKEKPFNPAFILSCSVANVICSIVFGNRFDYEDNDFQAIMEMMNNSFREMSSARAQLYDIYVSILKYFPGPQDKVYDFLGGIRAYIAKRVKKNQETLDPNFPRDFIDCFLIQMEKEKDNPFSEFNMKNLELXTLFFGGTETVSSTLRYGFLFLMKYPEVQAKVHEEIDRVIGQNHAPNIEGRSQMPYMNAVIHEVQRVSDLFPMALPHMVTRDTEFRGYMIPKGTEVYPVLSSVLHDPTMFKNPHAFNPGNFLDENGCFKKSDAFVPFSSGKRICLGEALARMELFVYFTTILQSFRLKPLVTPDKIDTTPAENGSAVIPPFYDFSVIPR; this is encoded by the exons ATGGAGCTATCTGGAGCAGTCACCCTTTTCCTTGTCATCTACCTGTCTTGCCTTGCCATTGTATCATTTAAGAGGAAATTATCGAGCAAAGGGAGGCTTCCTCCGGGACCCACTCCCCTGCCTCTGATTGGGAATTTCCTGCAGATCAAGTCATTAGAAATCTTAAAATCTCTTCTCAAG CTTCGTGAAAAGTATGGCCCTGTGTTCACTGTCTATTTTGGAACCCGTCCAATTGTGGTCTTGTGTGGACATGATGCTGTGAAGGAGGCCCTGATAGACAAGGCAGAAGAATTCAGTGGAAGGGCCACCAACCCTACGCTGGAAAGGACCTTCCAAGGACATG GAGTGGTTCTTTCCACCGGGGAGCGTTGGAAGCAACTACGCCGATTCTCCCTCACTGTCTTGAGAGATTTTGGAATGGGGAAAAAATCCATTGAAGAGCGGATTCAGGAGGAGGCCCAGTTCCTGCTGGAGGAATTCAAGAAAACTAAGG AGAAACCCTTTAATCCTGCCTTCATCCTCAGCTGCTCTGTCGCCAATGTTATTTGCTCCATTGTATTTGGCAATCGCTTTGACTATGAAGATAATGATTTCCAGGCCATTATGGAAATGATGAACAACAGTTTCCGGGAGATGAGCTCAGCCAGGGCCCAG TTGTACGACATCTATGTCAGCATCCTGAAGTACTTCCCAGGCCCCCAGGATAAAGTCTATGACTTCCTGGGTGGGATTAGGGCTTACATTGCCAAGAGAGTGAAGAAGAACCAAGAGACCCTTGACCCCAACTTCCCACGGGACTTCATTGACTGCTTCCTCATCCAGATGGAAAAG GAAAAAGATAATCCATTCAGTGAATTTAACATGAAAAACCTGGAGC TTACTCTTTTCTTTGGTGGAACAGAGACCGTCAGCTCCACCCTGAGATATGGATTTCTGTTCCTGATGAAATATCCTGAAGTCCAAG CAAAGGTTCATGAAGAAATTGACCGGGTGATTGGACAGAATCATGCCCCAAACATTGAAGGCAGGAGCCAGATGCCATATATGAATGCTGTCATCCATGAAGTGCAGAGAGTCAGTGACCTGTTTCCCATGGCCCTGCCCCACATGGTTACGCGTGACACTGAATTCAGAGGCTACATGATTCCCAAG ggAACAGAAGTCTACCCTGTGCTCAGTAGTGTCCTGCATGACCCCACAATGTTTAAAAACCCTCATGCTTTCAACCCAGGGAATTTCTTGGATGAGAATGGATGTTTCAAGAAGAGTGATGCGTTTGTGCCATTTTCTTCAG GGAAGAGGATCTGTTTGGGAGAAGCTTTGGCCCGAATGGAACTTTTCGTCTACTTCACCACCATTTTGCAGAGCTTCCGGCTGAAGCCCCTTGTGACCCCAGACAAAATTGACACAACGCCCGCTGAGAATGGATCTGCAGTCATACCACCCTTCTATGACTTCTCTGTCATCCCACGCTGA